The Budorcas taxicolor isolate Tak-1 chromosome 25, Takin1.1, whole genome shotgun sequence genome includes a region encoding these proteins:
- the LOC128068824 gene encoding interferon-induced transmembrane protein 1-like: protein MIKEEHEVAVLGAPQSQVAMLGAPQGQAPMTTTVINIRSDTAVPDHIVWSLFNTVFMNWCCLGFVAFAYSVKSRDRKMVGDITGAQSYASTAKCLNIWALVLGIFLTIGSIVVLVFIYVAVYRTALEIMKNRGY, encoded by the exons ATGATCAAGGAGGAGCACGAGGTGGCCGTGCTGGGGGCGCCCCAGAGCCAGGTGGCCATGCTGGGGGCGCCCCAGGGCCAGGCGCCCATGACGACCACGGTGATCAACATCCGCAGCGACACCGCCGTGCCCGACCACATCGTGTGGTCCCTGTTCAACACCGTCTTCATGAACTGGTGCTGCCTGGGCTTCGTGGCATTCGCCTACTCTGTGAAG TCTAGGGACCGGAAGATGGTCGGCGACATCACTGGGGCCCAGAGCTACGCCTCCACCGCCAAGTGCCTGAACATCTGGGCCCTGGTCctgggcatctttctgaccatTGGATCGATCGTTGTTCTCGTGTTCATCTACGTGGCAGTCTACCGTACGGCTTTGGAGATAATGAAAAATAGAGGCTACTAG